The genomic stretch TGTTGTCGGCAAAAAAGATGCTGATTAAATTTGGAAGCATTACTATTTCCCCCAACATTGATGTATTCAACTGTTTTGTAATGAGCTGTCTAAACCCATGGTGACGAGCTAATTGCTCAAATGTTTTTGCTGAAAAATGATGAATATGTTCTCTTAACAAAAACCAATAATACTCAAAAAAAAGTTGTTGTTGATAGGCCGCGGCATTGGGTATCCCCACGCATAATATTCCAGACGGTTTAATAACGCGCTGTATTTCTTCAAAGGTTTTATGAAGATCGATGCAATGCTCAAAAACTTGATCTATAACTATAATATCGAAATAATTGTTATTATAGGGAATGTTGTCGGCAAAGCCTTTCTTAAACTCAATTTCATCCGATTTAAATTTGCTGGCCAGGTTGACATAATCATCGGTTATATCTATCCCGCATAAATGTATATAACCTTTGCTCTCTAGATAATGGAGGAATCCCCCGGTTGCACATCCTATATCGAGGATCTTTATATCGGTTGACGGTATGTAATTTTTTAAAATAGTATAGAGTTGTTCGTATCTTGCAATGGAGTATGCGTTGTTGCTCCCTGGACGGTCTGAATTAGAACTTGTGTTTGCCAGGTTGGTGGGTGCATATTCGTCCTGGTAATATTTAAAAAGATTGGTTTTTTCATTTTCACTTAAGCGATTAAATACATGACCGCAATTATCGCAAATTAAAACGGTTATGTTGTTGTAAAGAAGTGATTGATCAAACTCTGCCGTACTGATACTTGCTAGGATTGAATTTTTTCTCTTATCGCAAATTGGACAAATCACCATTTGGAGATTCCTTTATTATTGTGGTATTCCCCCAAAAAACGGGCCACTATCTTTCCTTGCCGTAGCGGCCTTGGGCTCTTTTCACTCATGACATCTCTCCAGAATGGATGATTTTTCAATCCTATGTCATGTTTATTGATAAATTAAAATAAGCTGTTAGTTTGATGGTTACCGTACTTCTTTTTTCATCAATATAGAATATGCTACTGAACATTTTGAGCACAATTCTAATCCCAAAATATTTCCTTTATCCATTTCATTTCTAAAATGGGTAAAATGGCCTTTATTGTACAGTTCAATAGGATCG from Candidatus Cloacimonadota bacterium encodes the following:
- a CDS encoding class I SAM-dependent methyltransferase; this encodes MVICPICDKRKNSILASISTAEFDQSLLYNNITVLICDNCGHVFNRLSENEKTNLFKYYQDEYAPTNLANTSSNSDRPGSNNAYSIARYEQLYTILKNYIPSTDIKILDIGCATGGFLHYLESKGYIHLCGIDITDDYVNLASKFKSDEIEFKKGFADNIPYNNNYFDIIVIDQVFEHCIDLHKTFEEIQRVIKPSGILCVGIPNAAAYQQQLFFEYYWFLLREHIHHFSAKTFEQLARHHGFRQLITKQLNTSMLGEIVMLPNLISIFFADNSEKLTSYKNDSMLKKSLLSYLSTSEHKSLTRKKAFTTHIQKATPLAFWGIGREFLYLYEKLQLSKYNISMLLDTNPFKQ